A part of Gemmatimonas groenlandica genomic DNA contains:
- a CDS encoding TspO/MBR family protein produces MPLTLSRQKAGNVLALVTVIALNGLAATGAMSGDSIGVIANRYRSLFLPADYVFGIWSVIYLGLIASVVYQALPTASAERAVRRLGIWWAVTGALNVAWISLFSFGQFALALPVMVIFLVTLVVIGERVRTGSAPSLAEQIFLVWPQDIYLAWISVALIANSFQFAQAVQWGGFGIAESTWAVAMMFVATLLGTVMAWGRGNWLFPLVVAWALRGIGARYPEVAAIADTTRWLVPAGVVVGMIAWAAGRRRGDSLTSR; encoded by the coding sequence ATGCCGCTAACGCTGTCACGCCAGAAGGCCGGCAACGTGCTCGCGCTCGTGACGGTGATTGCCCTCAACGGGCTCGCCGCCACGGGTGCGATGAGCGGCGATTCGATCGGCGTGATCGCCAACCGGTACCGCTCGCTCTTCCTGCCCGCCGACTACGTGTTCGGGATCTGGAGCGTGATCTATCTCGGGCTTATCGCCTCGGTGGTCTATCAGGCGCTCCCGACGGCCAGCGCGGAGCGTGCCGTGCGGCGACTCGGCATCTGGTGGGCGGTGACCGGCGCGCTCAACGTGGCGTGGATTTCGCTCTTCTCATTCGGCCAGTTCGCGCTCGCGCTGCCGGTCATGGTGATTTTTCTCGTCACGCTGGTCGTGATCGGAGAACGGGTGCGCACGGGAAGCGCACCGTCACTCGCCGAGCAGATATTCCTGGTCTGGCCGCAGGATATCTACCTCGCGTGGATCTCGGTGGCGTTGATCGCGAACAGTTTTCAGTTCGCGCAGGCCGTGCAGTGGGGCGGCTTCGGTATCGCGGAATCGACGTGGGCGGTCGCGATGATGTTCGTGGCGACGCTGCTCGGTACCGTCATGGCGTGGGGGCGCGGCAACTGGCTCTTTCCACTGGTCGTCGCCTGGGCATTACGCGGCATCGGCGCGCGGTATCCGGAGGTCGCGGCAATCGCCGACACCACGCGTTGGCTGGTGCCAGCCGGTGTGGTCGTGGGGATGATCGCCTGGGCGGCGGGGCGGCGGCGCGGCGACAGCCTTACTTCGCGGTAA
- a CDS encoding sigma-70 family RNA polymerase sigma factor yields MTEVKRKRRRAAPAGIAPSEPERDILDQYLYEVSTYPLLKAAEEIELAKKIRTGDQDALQELVKRNLRFVISVAKKYQNRGLPLIDLIGEGNVGLLTAARKFDPDQGVKFISYAVWWIRQAILSSLARQGRTVRVPLNRTADLSRIIKASEILRQKLRREPSPEELAQVTGLSVDVVQSLAALNTGDVRLDAPMDPDGDRSLIERFVADEMPDTEEEAMNRFLTDEIEQALSTLPPRDAKVLRLYFGLEGGREHTLEEIGSMLGVTRERVRQLRDRALKRLREGDVGRALSSFAA; encoded by the coding sequence ATGACTGAAGTCAAGCGGAAGCGCCGTCGTGCGGCACCCGCGGGCATCGCGCCCAGTGAACCCGAGCGCGATATCCTCGACCAGTATCTCTACGAAGTCAGCACGTATCCGCTCCTGAAAGCGGCCGAAGAGATCGAACTCGCGAAGAAGATCCGGACCGGCGACCAGGACGCGCTGCAGGAGCTCGTGAAGCGCAACCTCCGCTTCGTCATCTCCGTCGCCAAGAAATATCAGAATCGTGGCTTGCCGCTCATCGACTTGATCGGTGAAGGCAACGTTGGTCTGCTCACGGCTGCGCGGAAGTTCGATCCTGATCAGGGCGTGAAGTTCATCTCGTACGCCGTGTGGTGGATTCGTCAGGCCATTCTGTCGTCGCTTGCGCGACAGGGCCGTACGGTGCGGGTGCCGCTCAATCGCACCGCCGATCTGTCGCGCATCATCAAGGCATCGGAAATCCTCCGGCAGAAGCTCCGCCGTGAGCCGTCGCCGGAAGAACTCGCGCAGGTCACCGGCCTGTCGGTCGACGTGGTGCAGTCGCTCGCCGCCCTTAATACGGGCGATGTGCGTCTCGATGCCCCGATGGATCCCGATGGCGATCGTTCGCTCATCGAGCGGTTCGTCGCCGATGAAATGCCGGACACCGAAGAAGAAGCGATGAACCGCTTCCTCACCGACGAAATCGAGCAGGCGCTTTCCACCTTGCCGCCGCGCGATGCCAAGGTGCTCCGACTCTACTTCGGCCTCGAAGGCGGCCGTGAGCACACGCTCGAAGAGATCGGCAGCATGCTCGGGGTCACCCGTGAGCGTGTCCGTCAGCTGCGCGACCGGGCCCTCAAGCGTCTCCGCGAAGGCGATGTGGGTCGCGCCCTGTCCAGCTTCGCCGCCTAG
- a CDS encoding DUF1592 domain-containing protein — protein sequence MKAISALAVTLSFAVALPGHSDPRPPSPAHVPAPPAARAVGHPVLPRPATAASREAARSRALRMAPAELNAVVKQYCQKCHNPTMRRGNLSLADFDVGAPDVQADVAEKVVAKLRTGMMPPVGSARPSADTLSALVVSLERQLDASAYAHPNPGRRTFQRLNRAEYRAAVADLLHLDVDAASYLPPDTKSDNFDNIADVQALSPTLLSAYLRAASDLSRLAVGNASASAASHTYTMPKMASQTEHVDGTPFGTRGGMAVLHTFPADGEYRFDVNFFHETTGAFAGGLARGEQMEISVDGERVALLSIDRFMHASDPNGVAMGSDRVRITAGPHRIAAAFVPPGFQGVAQDLISPLKWSLNSTSNAVAYGFSLLPHLRELTVNGPYAVTGVSDTPLRKNIFSCRPANVSAERPCAQSIVNRLGAMAYRRPLTDDDRAGLMSLYDGGRKNGGFEAGVRTALEGILASPDFVFRFEQAPRDVAAGANYALRDIDLASRLSFFLWSAPPDRALVSAATRGALSTPVGLEREVRRLLADPRASSLSTRFAAQWLRLPDLDIVQPDVRQYPDFDEQLRDAMRKETELFFDDLVRRDRPLLDLYRADYTFVNERLAQHYDMPNVIGPSFRRVKYPDAGRRGLLSHASILTLTSHAGRTSAVERGKWVMEVLLNSPPPPPPPGVPDLEATPGATDGRLLTVRERMEQHRKSPACSSCHKMMDPIGLAMEQYDVTGRLRVRDNGMPIDSRGDLWDGSTARNVAELQAALLRREDALLRTFTRNLMAYAIGRRIEAYDMPTVRAIVRDAAKQDHRMSAYILGVVRSPAFRMQRADAPAPKATDASPGQQPGASFNLFR from the coding sequence ATGAAAGCGATCTCCGCATTGGCGGTTACGCTCTCATTCGCCGTTGCCCTTCCCGGCCACAGCGACCCGCGACCCCCGTCGCCTGCGCACGTACCCGCACCACCGGCCGCGCGTGCCGTGGGCCATCCGGTGCTGCCGCGGCCTGCGACCGCGGCGTCGCGTGAGGCCGCGCGTTCCAGGGCGTTACGCATGGCCCCCGCCGAACTGAATGCGGTGGTGAAGCAGTACTGCCAGAAGTGCCACAACCCCACGATGCGTCGCGGCAATCTGTCGCTGGCCGATTTCGATGTGGGCGCGCCCGATGTACAGGCGGACGTGGCCGAGAAGGTGGTCGCCAAACTGCGCACCGGCATGATGCCGCCCGTGGGCTCGGCGCGCCCAAGTGCCGACACCCTGAGCGCGCTGGTCGTCTCGCTCGAACGTCAACTCGATGCGAGCGCGTATGCGCATCCGAATCCCGGACGCCGCACCTTTCAGCGACTCAATCGCGCCGAGTACCGCGCGGCGGTCGCCGACTTGCTGCATCTCGACGTGGACGCCGCGTCGTATCTGCCGCCCGACACCAAGAGCGACAACTTCGACAACATCGCCGACGTGCAGGCGCTTTCACCGACGCTGCTCAGTGCGTATCTGCGTGCGGCCAGTGACCTGAGCCGGCTGGCGGTCGGCAATGCGTCGGCGAGCGCGGCGTCGCACACGTACACGATGCCGAAGATGGCGTCGCAGACAGAGCACGTGGACGGCACGCCGTTCGGCACGCGCGGTGGCATGGCGGTGCTCCACACGTTTCCGGCTGACGGTGAGTACCGCTTCGATGTGAACTTCTTCCACGAGACCACCGGCGCCTTTGCCGGCGGTCTCGCCCGCGGCGAGCAGATGGAGATTTCGGTGGACGGCGAGCGCGTCGCGCTGCTGTCGATTGATCGCTTCATGCATGCGTCGGATCCGAACGGTGTGGCGATGGGTAGCGATCGCGTGCGCATCACGGCGGGTCCGCATCGCATTGCGGCGGCGTTCGTGCCGCCGGGTTTTCAGGGAGTGGCGCAGGACTTGATCAGCCCACTCAAGTGGTCGCTGAACAGCACGTCGAATGCGGTGGCGTACGGCTTCTCGCTGTTGCCGCATTTGCGCGAGCTCACGGTGAACGGCCCGTACGCGGTGACGGGCGTGTCCGACACGCCGCTCCGCAAGAATATCTTCAGCTGCCGTCCGGCCAACGTGAGCGCCGAGCGGCCGTGCGCGCAGTCCATCGTGAATCGGTTGGGGGCGATGGCATATCGTCGTCCGCTCACCGACGACGATCGGGCTGGACTGATGTCGTTGTACGATGGTGGTCGCAAGAATGGCGGCTTCGAAGCGGGCGTGCGTACGGCGCTGGAAGGCATTCTGGCGAGCCCCGACTTCGTCTTCCGCTTCGAGCAGGCGCCGCGCGATGTCGCGGCCGGTGCGAACTATGCGTTGCGCGACATCGACCTCGCGTCTCGCTTGTCGTTCTTCCTCTGGTCGGCACCACCCGATCGGGCGTTGGTATCGGCGGCCACGCGCGGCGCGCTCTCCACGCCGGTCGGCCTCGAACGGGAAGTACGCCGCCTGCTGGCCGATCCGCGCGCGTCGTCGCTGTCCACGCGCTTTGCGGCGCAGTGGCTACGGCTGCCCGATCTCGACATCGTGCAGCCCGACGTGCGGCAGTATCCCGACTTCGACGAGCAGCTGCGCGACGCGATGCGCAAGGAGACAGAGCTGTTCTTCGACGATCTCGTGCGTCGCGACCGGCCCTTGCTCGACCTCTATCGTGCCGACTACACGTTCGTGAATGAGCGGTTGGCCCAGCACTACGACATGCCGAATGTGATCGGTCCGTCGTTCCGTCGCGTAAAGTATCCCGACGCCGGCCGACGCGGACTGTTATCGCACGCGAGCATTCTCACGCTGACCTCGCACGCCGGGCGCACGTCCGCGGTGGAACGCGGCAAGTGGGTGATGGAAGTGCTGCTCAACTCGCCGCCACCACCGCCGCCGCCCGGCGTACCCGACCTCGAAGCGACGCCCGGTGCCACCGACGGCCGCCTGCTCACCGTGCGCGAGCGCATGGAGCAACATCGCAAGAGCCCGGCGTGCAGCAGCTGCCACAAGATGATGGATCCGATCGGCCTCGCGATGGAGCAGTACGATGTGACGGGCCGCCTGCGGGTCCGTGACAACGGCATGCCAATCGATTCGCGCGGTGATTTGTGGGATGGCAGCACCGCACGCAACGTGGCGGAACTGCAGGCCGCGCTGTTGCGCCGGGAAGACGCGCTGCTGCGCACCTTTACGCGCAACCTCATGGCGTATGCGATCGGACGTCGCATCGAGGCGTACGACATGCCGACCGTGCGCGCGATCGTGCGCGACGCGGCGAAGCAGGATCACCGGATGTCGGCGTACATCCTTGGCGTGGTACGTAGCCCCGCCTTCCGTATGCAGCGCGCCGACGCGCCCGCCCCGAAAGCCACCGACGCGTCGCCCGGCCAACAGCCGGGTGCGTCCTTCAACCTGTTCCGGTAG
- a CDS encoding ankyrin repeat domain-containing protein — MTGGLWWKWVAIGAMTSAVPSLSVTPAAPVADAAMRGDASAVRALVATGADVNAAQGDGMTALHWAAERGDSSLAAVLLRAKARTTTTTRVGGFLPLHVASQRGNTGVIRALLAAGADARATTADGTTALHLAAMAGVPSAISVLVAAGVDANVKEPMWGQTPLMVAAARGRADAVRALLKAGADASITAKTLDIMASAAQDRQAKSKRDAVLAKLREEQGQTKNPNWLPNPQQVQAAVKASRDVEVQSASAAALDGAAAAAAAEEARLAAQGGRGLDDDNPAYNELLGPQGGHTALLLAVREGQIAAIDALLDGGASINQVSAGDQTSPMLMAAINGHYDIVLRLLGRGGNPNLASDAGAAPLFAVLNKEWAPSTRTPQPAFQLQQHATYLEVVDSLLKAKADPNARLVKSLWYTTYNRDNLGVDFSGATPFFRAAYATDVAAMKLLLAAGADPTIATIKPKPRARRGAVAVATADPSGLAPIAEGGVGVLAIHAASGVGYGQGFAANDHRHVPDGWLPAMKYLVEVLGFDVNARDYSGYTPLHHAAARGDNAMIEYLVSKGADVKAVARTGQTTADMANGPVQRVSPFLDTVALLEKLGSKNNHKCISC; from the coding sequence ATGACTGGTGGACTGTGGTGGAAGTGGGTCGCAATCGGTGCGATGACCTCGGCGGTACCGAGCCTGTCGGTCACACCGGCGGCGCCGGTGGCTGATGCCGCGATGCGCGGTGATGCGTCGGCGGTGCGGGCGCTGGTGGCCACGGGTGCCGACGTGAACGCGGCGCAGGGCGACGGGATGACGGCACTGCATTGGGCCGCCGAGCGCGGCGACTCGTCGCTGGCCGCGGTGCTGTTGCGAGCCAAAGCGCGCACGACCACGACGACGCGAGTGGGCGGCTTTCTGCCGTTGCACGTGGCGAGTCAGCGCGGCAACACGGGCGTGATCCGTGCGCTGCTGGCTGCCGGCGCCGATGCGCGCGCAACGACCGCCGACGGCACGACGGCGTTGCATCTCGCCGCGATGGCAGGCGTGCCGAGCGCGATCTCGGTATTGGTTGCAGCGGGAGTCGACGCCAATGTGAAGGAACCTATGTGGGGCCAGACGCCGCTCATGGTCGCGGCGGCGCGCGGTCGTGCGGACGCGGTGCGCGCCCTGCTCAAGGCCGGCGCCGATGCGTCGATCACGGCAAAGACGTTGGACATCATGGCGAGCGCCGCCCAGGATCGGCAGGCGAAGTCGAAGCGTGATGCGGTGCTGGCGAAGCTGCGCGAAGAACAGGGGCAAACGAAGAATCCGAACTGGTTGCCCAACCCGCAGCAGGTGCAGGCCGCGGTGAAGGCATCGCGTGATGTGGAGGTGCAGTCGGCCTCAGCGGCCGCGCTCGACGGAGCGGCGGCTGCGGCTGCGGCCGAAGAGGCACGATTGGCGGCGCAGGGTGGGCGTGGGCTGGATGACGACAATCCGGCCTACAACGAGCTTCTGGGGCCTCAGGGCGGGCACACCGCTCTGCTGCTGGCCGTCCGTGAAGGTCAGATTGCTGCCATCGACGCGCTGCTCGATGGCGGCGCGTCGATCAATCAGGTCAGTGCTGGTGACCAAACAAGCCCGATGCTGATGGCGGCGATCAATGGGCACTACGACATCGTGCTGCGACTGCTCGGCCGCGGAGGCAATCCCAATCTGGCCAGCGACGCCGGGGCGGCCCCGCTCTTCGCGGTGCTGAACAAGGAGTGGGCGCCGAGCACGCGCACGCCGCAGCCGGCGTTCCAACTACAGCAGCACGCCACGTATCTCGAAGTGGTCGACTCCCTGTTGAAGGCGAAGGCCGATCCGAACGCACGCTTGGTGAAGTCGCTGTGGTACACCACCTACAATCGCGACAATCTCGGCGTCGACTTTTCCGGCGCGACACCGTTCTTCCGCGCGGCCTACGCTACCGACGTCGCGGCCATGAAGCTACTTCTGGCGGCTGGTGCCGATCCCACCATTGCCACGATCAAACCGAAGCCGCGGGCTCGGCGCGGTGCCGTCGCCGTGGCGACGGCGGATCCGTCGGGGTTGGCGCCGATCGCGGAAGGCGGCGTTGGCGTGCTGGCGATCCACGCGGCGTCTGGCGTGGGCTACGGTCAGGGCTTCGCCGCCAACGACCATCGACACGTGCCCGATGGCTGGCTGCCGGCGATGAAGTATCTGGTGGAGGTGCTCGGCTTCGACGTGAACGCGCGCGACTACAGCGGCTACACGCCGTTACACCACGCGGCGGCGCGGGGCGACAATGCGATGATCGAGTATCTGGTGTCGAAGGGCGCCGACGTGAAGGCGGTAGCGCGCACGGGGCAGACCACCGCCGACATGGCCAACGGGCCGGTGCAGCGCGTGTCGCCCTTCCTCGACACGGTGGCGCTGTTGGAGAAGCTGGGCTCGAAGAACAACCACAAGTGCATTTCGTGCTGA
- a CDS encoding NUDIX hydrolase yields MTTSRDPQKRSGRAKLETSAGGVVYRVQDGEPMFLLIRDSYQNWGFPKGHLEIDEPPDAAALREVREETGLDDVALDGAIDTIDWFFRFRGRLVHKVCHFYLMRSDASGTTPQRAEGITACRWATFDEATKLVSYANARDVLMRAHAMVRGDDPAGDPAQAPTPRAGVHTEPPR; encoded by the coding sequence GTGACGACGTCGCGGGATCCGCAGAAACGCTCCGGGCGTGCCAAGCTCGAGACGTCGGCTGGAGGAGTCGTGTATCGCGTGCAGGACGGCGAACCGATGTTCCTGCTGATTCGTGACAGCTATCAGAACTGGGGATTCCCGAAAGGACATCTCGAGATCGATGAGCCGCCCGATGCGGCGGCGTTGCGTGAAGTGCGCGAAGAAACGGGGTTGGATGACGTCGCGCTCGACGGCGCGATCGACACGATCGACTGGTTCTTCCGGTTTCGCGGTCGGCTCGTGCACAAGGTCTGTCATTTCTACCTCATGCGCAGCGACGCGTCTGGCACCACTCCGCAGCGCGCCGAAGGCATCACGGCCTGTCGGTGGGCCACCTTCGACGAGGCCACGAAGCTGGTGTCCTACGCCAACGCGCGTGACGTCTTGATGCGCGCCCATGCCATGGTGCGTGGTGACGATCCGGCCGGTGATCCGGCGCAGGCCCCCACGCCGCGCGCCGGCGTGCACACCGAGCCGCCGCGCTGA
- a CDS encoding DUF1552 domain-containing protein, giving the protein MAFISRKALPRRTFLKGLGTMVALPYLDAMIPTTAFASSAPANPARLLCLEMVHGAAGCSPFGLTEHLWAPPTTGRAFDLSATSLSPLEPWRKYLTIVSNTDVRMAEAYKSEEIGGDHFRSSAVFLTQAHPTQTEGSDIFAGTSLDQMYAQRFGQATPIPSMQLCIEPLDRAGGCAYGYSCMYTDSISWSSPTEPLPMIRDPRVAFEQLFGTGGTAAERADRTRSTGSVLDWITGRVAQLNKQLGATDRRRMEQYLDNIREIERRIQQVEARNSSGEARELAGAPAGVPDSFGDHVKIMFDLQVLALQSDMTRVFSFKMGRDASARVYPDSGVATGFHPSSHHGNNPARVREFAEINRYHVSLLPYLLDKLKTTMDGDSPLLDKTTIVYGSPMSDSNTHNHRRCPLILLGGGHGLASGNQHLKAPDGTPMANAMLSLMHKLGMDDLNTFGDSTGEFTF; this is encoded by the coding sequence ATGGCCTTCATCTCCCGCAAGGCATTGCCGCGTCGCACGTTCTTGAAAGGACTCGGCACGATGGTCGCGCTCCCGTATCTGGACGCGATGATTCCGACCACGGCGTTCGCGTCGAGTGCACCGGCCAATCCGGCGCGACTGCTGTGCCTCGAAATGGTGCACGGCGCGGCCGGCTGCAGCCCGTTCGGACTCACCGAGCACCTCTGGGCGCCGCCGACCACCGGACGCGCCTTCGACCTGAGCGCGACGTCGTTGTCGCCGCTGGAGCCGTGGCGCAAGTATCTCACGATCGTGAGCAACACCGACGTGCGCATGGCGGAAGCGTACAAGTCGGAGGAGATCGGCGGTGATCACTTCCGATCGAGCGCGGTGTTTCTCACGCAGGCCCATCCCACGCAAACCGAAGGCTCGGACATCTTTGCGGGCACGTCGCTCGACCAGATGTACGCGCAACGCTTCGGACAGGCCACGCCGATTCCATCGATGCAGCTGTGCATCGAACCGTTGGATCGTGCCGGCGGCTGCGCGTACGGTTACTCGTGCATGTACACCGACTCGATCAGCTGGAGTTCGCCCACCGAACCGCTGCCGATGATTCGCGACCCGCGCGTGGCGTTCGAGCAGCTGTTCGGCACCGGTGGTACGGCCGCCGAACGCGCCGATCGCACGCGCAGTACCGGCAGCGTGCTCGATTGGATCACAGGGCGTGTGGCGCAGCTCAACAAGCAACTCGGCGCGACCGATCGTCGTCGCATGGAGCAGTATCTCGACAACATCCGTGAGATCGAGCGGCGCATTCAGCAAGTGGAGGCGCGCAACAGTTCGGGCGAAGCGCGCGAACTGGCCGGCGCTCCGGCGGGCGTACCGGATTCATTCGGCGACCATGTGAAGATCATGTTCGACCTGCAGGTGCTGGCGTTGCAGAGCGACATGACGCGCGTGTTCTCCTTCAAGATGGGCCGCGACGCGTCGGCGCGTGTGTATCCCGACAGCGGGGTCGCGACCGGCTTTCATCCGTCGTCGCACCACGGCAACAATCCGGCACGCGTTCGCGAGTTCGCCGAGATCAACCGGTACCATGTGAGCTTGCTGCCGTATCTGCTCGACAAGCTCAAGACGACGATGGACGGCGATTCGCCGCTCCTCGACAAGACCACCATCGTGTATGGCTCGCCGATGTCGGACAGCAACACGCACAACCACCGTCGCTGCCCGCTCATTTTGCTGGGTGGCGGACATGGTCTGGCGTCGGGCAATCAGCACCTCAAGGCGCCGGACGGCACCCCCATGGCGAATGCGATGCTGAGCCTGATGCACAAGCTGGGTATGGACGATCTCAATACGTTCGGCGACAGCACGGGCGAGTTCACCTTCTGA
- a CDS encoding helix-turn-helix domain-containing protein, with the protein MPARTGAENSAPSMCVVALLKRERARALVRAAFPRRRAHVHAAKSAVDVEEYLIKELVDVVIIDAGAGDDAQRLIARAEEFPSLPFVLITTLLPADAPLVARAADAGVTDVLVEGVDDSVARELVLRRAFSSRFERALSQPPAMLHLETPLQIAVWQSVVRRAGRPVRTDQLAKELSVSREHLSRSFAVGQAPTLKRVIDLVRVLAAAELSKNAGFDVRDVAQVLGFASSSHLSSTTQRLVGARASSLSRLRAVDLLERFGQAAFGDPAAS; encoded by the coding sequence ATGCCCGCGCGCACTGGCGCCGAGAACTCGGCACCGTCGATGTGCGTGGTGGCGCTCCTCAAACGCGAGCGGGCGCGCGCGCTGGTGCGTGCCGCCTTCCCGCGACGCCGCGCGCATGTCCACGCCGCGAAGAGCGCGGTGGACGTGGAGGAGTACCTCATCAAGGAACTCGTCGATGTCGTGATCATCGACGCCGGCGCCGGCGACGACGCGCAGCGCCTGATCGCTCGCGCCGAAGAGTTTCCCAGTCTCCCGTTCGTGCTGATCACGACGCTACTGCCGGCCGATGCCCCGTTGGTGGCACGGGCAGCCGACGCCGGCGTGACCGACGTGCTCGTCGAAGGGGTAGACGACAGCGTGGCCCGCGAACTCGTGCTCCGTCGCGCCTTCTCCAGCCGCTTCGAGCGCGCGCTCTCCCAGCCGCCGGCCATGCTGCATCTCGAAACCCCGCTGCAGATTGCTGTCTGGCAAAGCGTCGTCCGTCGCGCCGGCCGTCCTGTACGTACCGATCAGCTGGCCAAGGAACTGAGCGTGTCGCGCGAGCACCTCTCGCGCAGCTTTGCCGTGGGACAGGCGCCCACGCTCAAGCGCGTCATCGACCTCGTGCGGGTGTTGGCCGCCGCCGAGCTGTCCAAGAACGCCGGTTTCGACGTGCGCGACGTGGCGCAGGTCCTGGGCTTCGCGAGCTCATCCCACCTGTCCAGCACCACCCAACGCCTCGTCGGCGCCCGCGCCTCCAGTCTGTCCCGCCTCCGGGCCGTCGACCTCCTGGAGCGCTTCGGCCAGGCCGCGTTCGGAGACCCGGCGGCCAGCTAG
- a CDS encoding ABC transporter ATP-binding protein, with product MIEFKNVHKAFGPKQVLRGFSLQVNEGETMVIIGYSGTGKSVAIKHIVGLLEPDEGEVWVDGLRVDQLSRKDLYALRGRIGYVFQFAALFDSMTIGENVAMGLRKQGELSESEITARVDEALSLVDLPDVKSRMPAELSGGMRKRVGIARAIALRPKYILYDEPTTGLDPVTSATIDALMVRMREQLGVTGIVITHDMRSAYTVGTRIAMLYEGQLRAVGTVDEIQHSTDPLVRQFIEGRATLEGTSALIGVAATAS from the coding sequence ATGATCGAGTTCAAGAACGTCCACAAGGCTTTCGGGCCCAAGCAGGTGCTCCGTGGCTTCTCCCTTCAGGTCAACGAAGGCGAGACTATGGTGATCATCGGCTATTCCGGAACCGGCAAGTCGGTGGCGATCAAGCACATTGTCGGCCTTCTCGAGCCCGACGAAGGCGAAGTCTGGGTCGATGGACTCCGTGTCGATCAACTCTCGCGGAAGGACCTCTACGCGTTGCGTGGACGGATCGGCTACGTGTTTCAGTTCGCCGCGCTCTTCGATTCCATGACGATCGGCGAAAATGTCGCCATGGGGCTGCGCAAGCAGGGCGAACTCAGTGAGTCGGAGATCACCGCGCGTGTCGACGAAGCGCTTTCGCTCGTCGACCTGCCCGACGTGAAGAGCCGTATGCCGGCTGAGCTTTCCGGCGGCATGCGTAAGCGCGTCGGTATCGCCCGCGCCATCGCGCTCCGCCCCAAGTACATCCTGTACGACGAACCCACCACCGGTCTCGATCCGGTCACGTCGGCCACCATCGATGCGCTGATGGTGCGCATGCGCGAACAGTTGGGGGTGACGGGCATCGTCATCACGCACGATATGCGCAGCGCCTACACCGTAGGCACGCGCATCGCCATGCTGTACGAAGGCCAGCTGCGCGCCGTCGGTACCGTCGATGAAATCCAGCACAGTACCGATCCGCTCGTGCGGCAGTTCATCGAGGGACGCGCCACGCTCGAAGGCACGTCGGCGCTCATCGGCGTCGCGGCCACGGCGAGCTGA